From a region of the Thermomicrobium roseum DSM 5159 genome:
- a CDS encoding alpha/beta hydrolase encodes MSELWHRLSEPFRSPEHQPIELAGRSPAFILIHGFMGTPAEWRPLAEILHRHGFTVSAPLLPGFGARIHELAFVTLADWEDALLRTASRTGSNAVIVGFSLGGALATLLAARLQPAALVLFAPFSRLPLPFWYRRLIPLFERFSAGPRPFARVDFDDPAVRQALSGWNPVLDPSDPLVRDELRSFRFPWRLLRELAMTADRARQAAQLVENPVSIVQGRNDTTVPPRDTRNFARAFKNLRFFIEAPGDHQLVRPEHPAFPLLSRLLVTLGEGISG; translated from the coding sequence ATGTCCGAGCTTTGGCATCGCTTGAGCGAGCCTTTCCGCTCGCCGGAACACCAACCGATCGAGTTGGCTGGTCGATCACCGGCATTCATCTTGATTCACGGGTTCATGGGCACACCGGCCGAGTGGCGACCACTCGCTGAGATTCTCCACCGGCACGGCTTTACTGTGTCGGCACCACTGCTACCCGGGTTCGGTGCTCGGATCCACGAACTGGCGTTCGTGACACTCGCTGATTGGGAAGATGCGCTCCTGCGCACCGCCAGCCGGACCGGTTCGAACGCGGTCATCGTCGGTTTCTCGCTCGGTGGTGCGCTGGCAACGCTGCTCGCGGCGCGCCTGCAACCAGCTGCGCTGGTTCTCTTCGCTCCATTCTCTCGATTGCCCCTGCCGTTCTGGTACCGTCGACTGATCCCGCTTTTCGAGAGATTCAGCGCCGGCCCGCGCCCTTTCGCCCGCGTCGATTTCGATGACCCGGCCGTTCGGCAAGCGCTTTCCGGATGGAATCCAGTGCTGGATCCCTCGGATCCACTCGTGCGCGACGAGTTACGGTCGTTCCGTTTCCCCTGGCGCTTGCTGCGCGAACTCGCGATGACCGCCGACCGCGCCCGTCAGGCTGCCCAACTCGTCGAGAACCCGGTCTCCATCGTTCAGGGCCGTAACGACACGACTGTCCCGCCACGCGATACCCGGAACTTCGCCCGCGCGTTCAAGAACCTGCGATTTTTCATCGAAGCACCGGGTGATCACCAGCTCGTCCGGCCCGAACACCCAGCCTTTCCGCTCCTATCGCGACTGCTCGTCACGCTGGGGGAAGGGATCAGCGGATGA
- a CDS encoding glycosyltransferase family 2 protein → MSGRAFSRLLALLVIAAHSIALARLVRSARQRLRDTSLATSEARPPDERVVAIVPVLNEQSRLAACLEGLIDQPSLVSAIVVVDTGSSDRTAQLVAAYQMRDSRVRWLSAGSPPVGWNGKVWGLVQACQAFPANWYLIIDADVRPAPTLAERMLALAVQHGVTCGSVALQQRPMPDIGSWLLHAAFLTTLVYRYGVPGRLFSEPDDALVNGQAMLLHHRAVEALDDLRSLAHTNAEDVAAARRLLQLGHRVAFWDALDDSYVTMYRDGRAIWHAWPRSLPANEERAPWRNLLDAALLAGTQGAWLPLLLASRVEPCLRPAAVLAFGVRLGMAWGIRRAYPRRPIWYWLSPLADPLVVVRLLMSSWDRRPTWRGRPIGKDVQHARESLGVGSL, encoded by the coding sequence ATGAGCGGACGCGCTTTCTCACGGCTGCTCGCACTGCTCGTGATCGCTGCGCACAGCATCGCGCTGGCGCGACTCGTCCGCTCCGCTCGCCAGCGTCTGCGCGACACCAGCCTTGCGACGAGTGAGGCTCGGCCACCCGACGAGCGCGTCGTCGCCATCGTGCCGGTACTGAACGAACAGAGTCGGTTGGCAGCCTGCTTGGAAGGGTTGATCGACCAGCCGTCACTCGTCTCCGCCATCGTGGTCGTCGACACCGGCTCGAGCGATCGAACAGCCCAGCTCGTCGCCGCCTACCAGATGCGCGATTCACGCGTCCGCTGGCTTTCAGCCGGTTCACCGCCAGTTGGATGGAACGGCAAGGTTTGGGGTCTCGTGCAGGCCTGCCAGGCGTTTCCAGCGAACTGGTACTTGATCATCGACGCCGACGTCCGGCCGGCCCCGACGCTCGCCGAGCGGATGCTCGCGCTCGCTGTGCAGCACGGCGTCACCTGTGGGAGCGTGGCCCTCCAGCAGCGACCGATGCCGGACATCGGCAGTTGGCTCCTCCATGCCGCTTTCCTGACCACCCTGGTGTACCGCTACGGCGTACCCGGCCGACTCTTTTCCGAGCCTGACGACGCATTGGTCAACGGGCAAGCCATGCTCCTGCACCATCGGGCCGTCGAAGCACTCGACGACCTCCGTTCTCTCGCCCATACCAACGCCGAAGACGTGGCAGCGGCGCGTCGACTCCTGCAGCTCGGCCATCGGGTCGCCTTCTGGGATGCGCTGGATGACTCCTACGTCACGATGTATCGGGACGGTCGAGCGATCTGGCACGCGTGGCCGCGCTCGCTCCCCGCGAACGAGGAGCGCGCCCCGTGGCGGAACCTCCTGGATGCGGCACTCCTCGCCGGTACGCAAGGCGCCTGGCTGCCACTGCTCCTGGCGAGCCGAGTCGAGCCATGTCTGCGGCCGGCCGCCGTTCTCGCATTCGGTGTCCGGCTCGGGATGGCGTGGGGAATCCGACGTGCTTACCCGCGGCGGCCGATCTGGTACTGGCTTTCACCGTTGGCTGATCCGCTCGTTGTCGTGCGCCTCCTGATGAGCAGCTGGGACCGCCGGCCGACGTGGCGTGGACGACCGATCGGAAAGGACGTGCAGCATGCGCGCGAGTCGCTTGGCGTGGGCTCTCTATAG
- a CDS encoding carotenoid biosynthesis protein has translation MRASRLAWALYSGYVVALLFGVGGIAIALQRPDLWAHLELGRSVYSFGMKWGGVAYIVLGAAALFVYAWSTIGPRRTLTFFLLSVTISLSAELIGTSTGWPFGNYSYTSGLGYKILDRVPFTIPLSWFTVGLASYLLALRLRRYLPRRGSSWPPVLTGVWLLVVWDLVLDPAMAHEAMQARFWVWHQTGSYFGMPFINFAGWALTGMAFTAASRWAWRAEPVLRSASFPYAIYAANILFASALCATVGLWGPIALAFVAGLLPATLALVTNDSTRVGTRRADQQEPEPVVERISWLVLRTLARLTLRRPIVFRTAQPLPTGPTILAAQHVHHLDDGRALLAIIDRPVRFLVALDWVPDRRWRRVMELLCRTAGWPTIVRPREIDRPGQVYSPREAHRLLVGGLREAVRRVAAGQLLVVFPEGYPLVDPHLPARRSENDRLAPGAVWIARAAAARASSPVSVFPVQLETTGSPIVVTIGEPMVVTSQTDVAWATRQLEVILRASQPVALPSDDRLATQLAGEER, from the coding sequence ATGCGCGCGAGTCGCTTGGCGTGGGCTCTCTATAGCGGCTATGTCGTCGCGCTCCTCTTCGGCGTGGGAGGGATCGCGATCGCCCTCCAGCGCCCGGACCTCTGGGCGCACCTCGAACTCGGCCGTTCCGTTTATAGCTTCGGCATGAAGTGGGGCGGCGTCGCCTACATCGTGCTCGGCGCTGCCGCGCTTTTCGTTTATGCCTGGAGTACGATCGGCCCACGTCGAACGCTCACCTTCTTTCTGCTCAGTGTCACCATCTCGTTGAGCGCCGAACTCATCGGCACCAGCACTGGCTGGCCCTTCGGCAACTACAGCTATACGAGTGGACTCGGCTACAAGATCTTGGATCGCGTGCCGTTCACCATTCCGCTTTCGTGGTTCACAGTTGGGCTCGCGTCCTATCTTTTAGCGCTTCGGCTGCGCCGATACTTGCCCCGTCGCGGGTCATCCTGGCCTCCAGTGCTCACTGGCGTTTGGCTTCTAGTCGTTTGGGACCTCGTGCTCGATCCGGCGATGGCGCACGAGGCGATGCAGGCACGCTTTTGGGTGTGGCATCAAACCGGTTCCTACTTCGGGATGCCGTTCATCAACTTCGCCGGTTGGGCTCTCACCGGAATGGCGTTCACAGCCGCGAGCCGCTGGGCCTGGCGCGCCGAACCCGTACTCCGCTCAGCGAGTTTCCCTTATGCCATCTACGCCGCCAACATCCTATTTGCGAGCGCCTTGTGCGCAACGGTCGGACTGTGGGGACCTATCGCGCTGGCATTCGTTGCCGGCCTGCTCCCCGCGACGTTGGCACTCGTCACCAATGACTCGACACGTGTTGGCACACGCCGTGCGGATCAGCAGGAGCCCGAACCCGTGGTCGAACGCATCTCCTGGCTCGTGCTCCGCACCCTTGCCCGCCTCACGCTCCGTCGGCCGATCGTCTTCCGCACCGCCCAGCCGTTACCGACCGGGCCGACAATCTTGGCTGCCCAGCACGTCCACCATCTCGACGATGGTCGCGCTCTCCTGGCGATCATCGATCGTCCGGTGCGCTTCCTGGTCGCGCTCGATTGGGTACCCGATCGACGCTGGCGTCGCGTCATGGAACTGCTCTGCCGGACTGCTGGTTGGCCGACGATCGTCCGGCCGCGCGAAATCGACCGACCGGGGCAGGTCTACTCACCACGCGAGGCGCACCGACTCCTCGTCGGCGGCCTGCGTGAAGCGGTTCGACGAGTCGCAGCCGGTCAACTGCTCGTCGTCTTCCCGGAGGGCTACCCACTGGTCGACCCGCATCTCCCCGCACGGCGCAGCGAGAACGATCGTCTCGCTCCAGGAGCAGTGTGGATCGCTCGCGCAGCGGCTGCTCGGGCGAGCAGCCCCGTTTCCGTCTTCCCTGTCCAGTTGGAGACCACCGGCTCCCCGATCGTCGTCACGATCGGAGAGCCGATGGTAGTCACGAGCCAAACCGACGTTGCGTGGGCGACGCGCCAACTCGAGGTCATCTTGCGAGCCTCCCAGCCGGTTGCGCTACCCTCTGACGACCGTTTGGCCACCCAACTTGCTGGAGAGGAGCGCTGA
- the crtI gene encoding phytoene desaturase family protein, translating into MTRIVVIGAGFGGLAAAVRLLAAGYQVTVVEALERPGGRAGYLELGPYRFDTGPTLITLPSLLDELCRLAETSLENELELVRLRPAYRIMFSDGTWFDYWGEPELDEAEIARYDRAAVPAFRSYMTATRRIYERAFGDLAREPFDSLTSFLRVVPELLALRAHESVYRFAGRFFREPHLRMVFSFHPLFIGGNPLRASAIYSIVPYLERLEGVHFARGGMRAVVLLLARLVERLGGEIRYGSPVTRILTDHRGAVAGVALANGDLLPAKAVVANSDVATTVLDLLPPASRPQLLRLLLARARYSMSCYLLYLGVARRYEQLRHHTIIMPLDYEQQLRELFDGNGTLSELAFYLHAPAHTDATFAPPQHESLYILVPVPHLGKTGEWSAEQRRAFRDRVLTTLEALHGLDGLREAITAQAEWTPMEFRDVLRSRHGAAFSLEPTLLQSAYFRPHNRSGIPGLYFVGAGTHPGAGLPGVLLSAAVTSRVLGEDIPPERDRLVLTAERIARERGTR; encoded by the coding sequence ATGACGCGCATCGTCGTCATTGGAGCAGGATTCGGTGGGCTCGCTGCGGCAGTCCGTTTGTTGGCCGCTGGATACCAGGTGACCGTCGTCGAGGCACTGGAACGTCCCGGCGGCCGCGCTGGCTACCTGGAACTGGGCCCCTATCGCTTCGATACGGGACCGACGCTGATCACGCTTCCCTCCCTCCTCGACGAACTCTGTCGGCTCGCTGAAACCAGCCTCGAGAACGAACTGGAGCTCGTCCGGCTCCGACCGGCGTACCGGATCATGTTCAGCGACGGGACCTGGTTCGATTACTGGGGGGAACCCGAGCTCGATGAAGCGGAGATCGCCCGGTACGATCGCGCTGCCGTTCCGGCCTTCCGCTCGTACATGACCGCGACGCGCCGGATCTACGAGCGCGCGTTCGGCGACCTCGCTCGTGAACCCTTCGACTCGCTGACGTCGTTTCTGCGGGTGGTTCCCGAACTCCTCGCCTTGCGGGCACACGAGAGTGTTTACCGGTTCGCCGGTCGATTCTTCCGCGAACCCCATCTCCGTATGGTCTTCTCCTTCCATCCGCTGTTCATCGGCGGTAACCCCTTGCGGGCGAGCGCGATCTACAGCATCGTCCCCTACCTGGAACGGTTGGAAGGGGTCCACTTCGCACGGGGTGGCATGCGCGCTGTCGTCCTGCTTTTGGCGCGCCTCGTCGAGCGACTGGGCGGAGAGATCCGCTACGGGTCACCGGTGACGCGGATCCTCACCGACCACCGCGGAGCCGTGGCCGGGGTCGCACTCGCCAATGGGGACCTGCTCCCGGCAAAAGCCGTCGTCGCCAATAGCGATGTGGCCACCACCGTGCTGGATCTCTTGCCGCCCGCGAGTCGTCCGCAGCTTCTCCGCCTCCTGCTGGCCCGAGCGCGCTACTCGATGAGCTGTTACCTCCTCTATCTCGGAGTCGCTCGGCGCTACGAGCAACTCAGGCACCACACCATCATCATGCCGCTCGATTACGAGCAGCAACTGCGAGAGCTGTTCGATGGCAACGGCACACTCTCCGAACTTGCCTTCTACCTGCACGCTCCCGCACACACCGATGCGACCTTCGCCCCGCCCCAGCACGAGAGTCTCTACATTCTCGTTCCGGTCCCGCATCTCGGGAAGACTGGTGAGTGGTCCGCCGAGCAGCGACGAGCTTTCCGCGACCGCGTCCTGACGACTCTGGAAGCGCTCCACGGTCTCGATGGCTTGCGCGAGGCGATCACCGCCCAGGCCGAATGGACGCCGATGGAATTTCGCGACGTTCTCCGCAGTCGTCACGGTGCGGCCTTCTCGCTCGAACCGACGCTGCTGCAGTCCGCGTACTTCCGACCCCACAATCGCTCCGGCATCCCGGGCCTTTACTTCGTCGGTGCTGGCACGCATCCCGGCGCAGGCCTACCCGGCGTTCTGCTCTCTGCTGCTGTCACGAGTCGCGTCCTCGGTGAGGACATACCGCCGGAGAGAGATCGCCTCGTGCTGACAGCGGAACGAATCGCGCGAGAGAGGGGGACACGATGA
- the ispH gene encoding 4-hydroxy-3-methylbut-2-enyl diphosphate reductase, translated as MSSRGTPSNATVGEKEIVVAEVLGFCWGVRRALEIVRNAARERPVAALGDIIHNPIVVEQLTREGVLPVTDPVEAKRHGLDRVAITAHGAPPTRYQEASVYDLEVIDTTCPLVTKVQRLAQKLALQGYFLVVYGDAQHPEVRGVLGWAGTERACAAKSFDDLPWDGPRGTGAMQPPPRKVALIAQTTKRTDEFTAFAQALAAWVLPHGGELRVVNTICQPTWERQEALARLARTVDLVLVIGGRKSSNSARLVEVSRSLGTPSVLVERPDQLDPALFAPVRRVGITAGASTPDEVILAVIEELVRLGFAPPQRLWRDDDPDVEEFAD; from the coding sequence ATGAGCAGCCGAGGTACACCGTCGAACGCGACTGTCGGCGAGAAGGAGATCGTGGTCGCGGAGGTGCTCGGGTTCTGCTGGGGCGTTCGCCGCGCCCTCGAAATCGTGCGGAACGCCGCTCGCGAGCGGCCTGTCGCTGCGCTCGGCGACATCATCCACAACCCGATCGTCGTCGAGCAATTGACGCGCGAGGGCGTCTTGCCGGTGACTGACCCGGTCGAAGCCAAACGACACGGGCTCGATCGTGTGGCGATCACCGCGCATGGTGCCCCACCGACTCGCTATCAGGAAGCATCGGTGTACGATCTCGAAGTAATAGACACCACATGTCCGCTGGTCACGAAAGTACAACGATTGGCTCAGAAGCTTGCGCTCCAGGGTTACTTTCTCGTCGTGTACGGGGACGCACAACACCCCGAAGTGCGTGGCGTCCTGGGCTGGGCAGGGACCGAGCGCGCCTGCGCCGCGAAGAGCTTTGACGACCTGCCCTGGGATGGTCCACGGGGTACTGGGGCGATGCAACCTCCACCAAGGAAGGTAGCCCTCATCGCGCAGACGACCAAACGAACCGACGAGTTCACGGCGTTCGCGCAAGCACTCGCTGCCTGGGTGCTGCCACATGGTGGAGAATTGCGCGTCGTCAACACCATCTGTCAGCCCACCTGGGAACGACAGGAAGCGCTCGCTCGCTTGGCACGCACGGTCGACCTCGTGCTGGTGATCGGTGGACGCAAGAGCTCCAATTCTGCTCGTCTCGTCGAGGTGAGCCGGTCATTGGGCACCCCGAGTGTGCTCGTCGAGCGGCCCGACCAGCTCGATCCCGCGCTCTTCGCTCCGGTCCGTCGCGTCGGTATCACGGCTGGAGCCTCCACACCCGATGAGGTGATCCTGGCCGTCATCGAGGAACTCGTCCGCCTCGGCTTTGCACCGCCTCAACGACTCTGGCGAGACGACGATCCGGATGTCGAAGAGTTCGCCGACTGA
- a CDS encoding FAD-binding and (Fe-S)-binding domain-containing protein, with amino-acid sequence MKTVSTNAMAGIDRETREAVAALEQALRWRIEGEVRFDLYSRMLYSTDASNYQIEPLGVVIPRTYDDVRTTLELAREHRVPVLPRGGGSSLAGQAVGRAVIIDFSKYLNELLEIDPSARLVRVQPGMVLAQLNARLRRYGLMFGPDPASADRATIGGVIGNNASGSHSILYGMTADHLVEAHTLLSDGSELTFRPLPWEEVERRAASESREGQLYRELLRLRAEYGEAIARDYPKHWRRASGYGLPVLLEPQLNVARLLASSEGTLAVGLEYTLALVPVPRHTGLVLLQFDDLVAAMEAVPSLLETSPAAVELMDGMLIRLTREQPGYAPRIAFLRGNPEALLMIEYFADSESELRAKIDRLLALTSEKRLGRDPLAILDRQQQADVWAVRKAGLGLLYSIRSDFKPIACIEDVSVPVEHLADYVREVLRLVAEHGTTAAFYAHASAGCLHVRPLVNLKTAEGVRIMRALTEGSLELAKRFGGVLSGEHGDGLARGELNPLLFGPTLYQCMRELKAAFDPLWLLNPGKIVDCPPLDQNLRYGPDYRPLEPKTFFRFAHDGGFLRAIEMCNGAGVCRKLSTGTMCPSYMATRDERDTTRARANVLRNALAGRILTPRHFTDPRTYEVLDLCLSCKACKTECPSSVDMARIKSEFLAQYYAAHGTPLRARAFGHIHLLNRIGSRTAPVSNLLARSPLGVVGKRLLGIHPERDLPTFARVPFDRWFREQHVPQTDGLRGPVVYFHDTFATYNYPEIGRATVALLEAAGYQVLVLERRRCCGRPMISKGLLRDAQQLARENVALLAPFARAGIPIVGTEPSCILTFRDEYPDLLPDSPDVTAVAERSFLIDEFLARAVEHEGLQIPWRSDPGPRVLFHGHCHQKALVGIKHTMTLLRAAGCQVEESGAGCCGMAGSFGYEAEHYEISRKVGADRLFPKVLEQPDDAVIAVMGVSCREQIAHFTGRRPFHVTEVLAQRLDRKHH; translated from the coding sequence GTGAAGACAGTATCGACCAACGCGATGGCGGGGATCGATCGGGAAACACGAGAGGCTGTCGCAGCACTCGAGCAGGCTCTCCGCTGGCGCATCGAGGGTGAAGTTCGCTTCGACCTGTACTCTCGCATGCTCTACAGCACCGATGCCTCGAACTACCAGATCGAACCGCTCGGCGTCGTCATCCCCCGGACCTACGACGATGTGCGCACGACCCTCGAACTGGCCCGCGAGCATCGCGTTCCCGTCCTCCCACGCGGTGGTGGTAGCAGCCTGGCTGGCCAGGCGGTCGGGAGAGCAGTCATCATCGACTTTTCGAAATATCTGAACGAGTTACTCGAGATCGACCCGTCCGCCCGCCTCGTCCGCGTTCAACCGGGCATGGTGCTGGCTCAGCTGAATGCACGCCTTCGTCGGTACGGTCTGATGTTCGGCCCCGATCCCGCTAGTGCCGATCGCGCGACGATCGGTGGGGTCATCGGGAACAACGCATCAGGATCCCACTCGATCCTCTACGGCATGACGGCCGATCACCTCGTGGAGGCTCACACGCTTCTTTCCGACGGGAGCGAGTTGACGTTCCGTCCCCTCCCCTGGGAAGAAGTGGAGCGACGCGCAGCGAGCGAGTCGCGCGAAGGCCAGCTGTACCGTGAGCTTTTGCGACTGCGCGCGGAATATGGGGAAGCGATCGCCCGCGATTATCCCAAGCACTGGCGACGAGCGAGCGGCTACGGGTTGCCCGTTTTACTGGAGCCACAGCTCAACGTTGCCCGGCTCCTGGCGAGTTCGGAAGGAACCCTGGCCGTCGGGCTGGAATACACGCTTGCCCTGGTTCCCGTGCCTCGGCACACTGGCCTGGTACTCCTACAATTCGATGACCTCGTCGCCGCGATGGAGGCAGTCCCCTCCTTGCTGGAGACCAGTCCAGCAGCGGTCGAGCTCATGGATGGCATGTTGATCCGGCTCACCCGAGAACAACCGGGTTACGCACCCCGCATCGCTTTCCTGCGTGGCAATCCCGAAGCACTCTTGATGATCGAGTACTTCGCGGACAGCGAGTCCGAACTCCGAGCGAAAATCGATCGGCTGCTCGCCCTGACCAGTGAAAAACGGTTGGGACGCGATCCACTCGCCATCCTCGACCGCCAGCAGCAGGCTGATGTCTGGGCCGTCCGCAAGGCTGGACTGGGTCTGCTCTACAGTATCCGGAGCGATTTCAAGCCGATCGCCTGCATCGAGGATGTGTCCGTGCCAGTCGAGCATCTTGCTGACTACGTCCGCGAGGTCCTTCGTCTCGTGGCCGAGCATGGCACGACCGCCGCCTTCTATGCCCATGCCAGTGCCGGCTGTCTCCATGTGCGGCCATTGGTCAACCTCAAGACCGCCGAAGGCGTGCGCATCATGCGAGCCCTGACCGAAGGGTCGCTCGAATTAGCGAAGCGATTCGGTGGCGTGCTGAGTGGAGAGCACGGTGACGGCCTCGCCCGGGGTGAATTGAACCCGCTTCTGTTCGGCCCCACTCTCTACCAGTGCATGCGGGAACTCAAAGCAGCCTTCGACCCGCTGTGGCTGCTGAATCCCGGCAAGATCGTCGATTGCCCGCCGCTCGATCAGAATCTTCGCTATGGCCCCGATTACCGACCATTGGAACCCAAGACCTTCTTCCGCTTTGCGCACGACGGCGGTTTTCTCCGTGCGATCGAGATGTGCAATGGTGCTGGAGTCTGCCGCAAGCTCAGTACCGGCACCATGTGTCCCTCGTACATGGCGACGCGCGACGAGCGAGATACGACCCGAGCACGAGCGAACGTCTTGCGGAACGCGCTGGCCGGGCGCATCTTGACCCCCCGTCACTTCACCGATCCCCGCACCTATGAAGTGCTCGATCTCTGTCTCTCCTGCAAGGCCTGCAAAACGGAATGTCCCTCCAGCGTCGACATGGCTCGCATCAAATCGGAGTTTCTGGCCCAATACTATGCAGCCCACGGCACGCCCCTGCGTGCCCGCGCGTTCGGACACATTCATCTCCTCAACCGCATCGGTTCTCGCACGGCTCCCGTGAGTAACTTGCTCGCCCGCAGCCCTCTCGGCGTGGTGGGCAAGCGCCTGCTGGGCATACACCCGGAGCGAGACCTGCCCACCTTCGCACGCGTTCCCTTCGATCGCTGGTTCCGGGAACAGCACGTCCCGCAGACCGATGGCCTGCGCGGCCCAGTCGTGTACTTCCACGATACCTTTGCCACTTATAACTACCCGGAGATCGGTCGGGCAACGGTCGCGCTCCTCGAAGCAGCCGGCTATCAAGTGCTCGTCCTGGAACGGCGCCGTTGCTGCGGTCGACCGATGATCTCCAAGGGTCTCTTGCGCGACGCTCAGCAGCTCGCGCGTGAGAACGTGGCACTCTTGGCACCCTTCGCCCGTGCAGGCATTCCGATCGTCGGTACCGAGCCGAGCTGCATCTTGACCTTCCGCGACGAGTATCCTGACCTCCTACCGGACAGCCCGGACGTGACAGCCGTTGCCGAACGCAGCTTCCTCATCGACGAATTCCTCGCTCGGGCGGTGGAACACGAAGGTTTGCAGATTCCCTGGCGATCCGATCCCGGTCCACGCGTTCTCTTCCACGGCCATTGCCATCAAAAGGCGCTCGTCGGTATCAAACACACGATGACCCTGTTACGCGCTGCCGGTTGCCAGGTCGAGGAAAGCGGCGCTGGCTGCTGCGGGATGGCCGGGTCGTTCGGCTACGAGGCCGAACACTACGAGATCTCGCGCAAGGTCGGAGCGGATCGTCTGTTCCCCAAAGTCCTCGAGCAGCCGGACGATGCGGTGATCGCAGTCATGGGCGTCTCCTGCCGGGAGCAGATCGCCCACTTCACGGGACGCCGACCGTTCCACGTGACCGAAGTCCTGGCCCAGCGGCTCGACCGCAAGCATCATTGA
- the dnaA gene encoding chromosomal replication initiator protein DnaA has product MRTKQLWQVALGDLAKRVSRANFETWLKHTELVALEGERATIAAPSSFAAEQLRNKFAADIQETLSLLLGRPIAVHFTVHGQDDEEHPVQRRPQRRALASEEGSASKQLSLTPSPEHGLNPRYTFEKFVVGPNNRLAHAAALAVADRPGEKFNPLFIYGGVGLGKTHLLHAIGHRALANRPTLKVCYVSSEVFTNELINAIRHQRTDDFRNRYRTIDILMIDDIQFIAGKESTQEEFFHTFNALYQSGKQIVISSDRPPRLIPDLADRLRSRFEGGLLADIQPPDLETRQAILIEKGRELGVQMPSDVVEFVARRIESNIRELEGALNRIVALAQLTHQPITLALAVEALREGDARAVREQLTPELVLHAVCQHFRVSLAELVGPGRRREIVLPRQIAMYLLREELGLSLVEIGQRLGGRDHTTVLHGVDKVEEQLRSDEQLRADVLAVRARLYEDAKAPLASRH; this is encoded by the coding sequence ATGCGGACGAAACAGCTTTGGCAGGTCGCTCTCGGGGATCTGGCCAAGCGGGTTTCGCGGGCTAACTTCGAGACGTGGCTCAAGCATACGGAACTGGTCGCGCTCGAGGGGGAACGAGCCACCATCGCCGCACCCTCCAGCTTCGCTGCTGAGCAGTTACGCAATAAGTTCGCTGCGGATATTCAGGAAACCTTGTCGCTCCTCTTGGGGCGCCCGATCGCAGTGCACTTCACGGTTCACGGCCAGGACGACGAGGAACACCCGGTGCAGCGTCGCCCGCAGCGACGGGCACTCGCCAGTGAGGAAGGATCAGCCTCCAAGCAACTCTCGCTGACACCTTCCCCGGAGCATGGCCTGAATCCCCGTTACACCTTCGAGAAGTTCGTGGTCGGGCCGAACAATCGCCTGGCTCATGCCGCGGCCCTGGCAGTCGCTGATCGGCCCGGTGAGAAATTCAACCCGTTGTTCATCTACGGGGGCGTCGGTCTCGGGAAGACTCATCTTTTGCATGCCATCGGTCACCGCGCGCTGGCGAACCGACCCACCCTGAAGGTGTGCTACGTCTCGTCGGAAGTGTTTACGAACGAGCTGATCAATGCCATTCGTCATCAGCGGACCGACGACTTCCGTAATCGATACCGAACTATCGACATTTTGATGATCGATGACATTCAGTTCATCGCCGGAAAAGAAAGCACGCAAGAAGAGTTCTTCCATACGTTCAATGCACTCTACCAGTCGGGGAAGCAGATCGTCATTTCCAGTGATCGACCGCCGCGCCTGATTCCGGATCTAGCGGATCGCTTGCGGTCCCGCTTCGAGGGCGGGCTTCTCGCGGACATCCAGCCACCTGATCTCGAGACACGCCAAGCGATCCTGATCGAGAAGGGGCGCGAGCTTGGGGTTCAGATGCCGTCGGACGTCGTGGAGTTCGTGGCTCGGCGGATCGAGAGCAATATCCGGGAGTTGGAAGGGGCGCTCAATCGGATCGTTGCGCTGGCCCAACTGACGCACCAGCCGATCACCCTCGCGCTCGCTGTCGAGGCACTCCGGGAAGGGGACGCACGAGCAGTGCGCGAGCAGCTGACGCCAGAACTCGTGTTGCACGCCGTCTGCCAGCACTTCCGGGTTTCCTTGGCGGAACTCGTTGGCCCTGGCCGACGTCGCGAGATCGTACTGCCGCGCCAGATCGCGATGTATCTCTTGCGCGAAGAGCTGGGACTTTCCCTGGTGGAGATCGGCCAGCGGCTCGGAGGGCGAGACCACACGACCGTTCTCCACGGCGTGGACAAGGTGGAGGAACAGCTGCGGAGCGATGAGCAACTGCGAGCGGACGTGCTCGCCGTTCGGGCGCGACTCTACGAGGACGCGAAGGCACCACTGGCGAGCCGTCATTGA